The following is a genomic window from Eubalaena glacialis isolate mEubGla1 chromosome 18, mEubGla1.1.hap2.+ XY, whole genome shotgun sequence.
CTACCACTATCTTATTCATCGGCTTCAGGAGTCTCTGCTGGCCTAATCTGATCCTGATCTCCATTTCTGCTGGCCTGATCCTGAGCCCCTCTTGGTCACCAGAGGCTGGGAGTCTGTAAACCTAggcccttcccaccctcccaaaCTGGACACTTTTCAAACCACTACCAGCATCATCTTAAATGCCAGCTCACAGGAAGCTGCAAAGCTGAAGAGCCCCACCCCCTTCCATCCCCAGCTTTAAGAGCACAGGGTAAACAAAACTTTGCAATCTACCACGCCAGGCTCAAAGCCACccaactccccctctccccccgtACAATCTGGCAGCCTCAAAACTGGCTTGTTCTCCCAGGCTCcactcctccctttccttccGGCTGTATACCCTGTGGCCCTCTCCCTCACCCACTGGCCCCACCCTCCGTACCCGcagacacccccatcccaagCACTATCCCTCAGGCATCGGCCACTTCAAGCTGCACATTACGATCCCAACCCCTCCTAGCCTCGCCCCTTGCTTGGCCCCAGGCCACCAGTTGGCCCCGCCCACAGTCTGGCCACACCCACACCACTGGCCCCGCCCCGGGGCCGCACCCGCTGGCCAAGCTGGCAGGAGCTGCCGAAGTCCACGATTTTGATGGCGCTGCGCTTGGGGTTGCAGAGCAGGATGTTCTCGGGCTTGAGGTCGCAGTGAATGATGCTGAGCTCGGGCGTGGCCAGGAAGAGCAGCGCCGTGCAGAGCTGCTGCGCTAGCTTCCGCGTCAGGTTCAGCGAGACGCCACGGAAGTGCGTGTTGCGCAGGAGGTCGTATAGGTTGTAGGAAAGCAGCTCGAACACCAGGCACAGGTGGTTCCGGAACATGAAGTGCCGCTTCAGGTGCACTGCCAGGAAGAGGACGGAAATGGGCCGagggagaagaaactgaggctcagagagggccagCGGCGGCCTGGAGCCCACGCTCATAAGGAGAGAGGCTGGAACCAGATCTGTGTCTCTGCTTCTGGAGCACAGGCCAAACTGTGGCGTGCCCACAGGTACCAGCTGCTAATCAGGATGTTTTTATATGTCTATAACTTGTTTCACACAGgaagttaattttcttttcaagtcTCTGTCAAACTTCCTGATTAAACCAAAGAGAAAGTTTCCATTTGGTGCTGATGGGTTTTTAACACCATCCTACACTtcctcatttaattttataatattgttttagtctcagttctgtttatttttgtgacAAGGGATGCTTGCTTTCCATTTACTGTAAGGatgtatattttccttttaaaagaaacacaCTCCTTAAATCCACTTGCTTTTTCTAAGAGGAATCAgtacaggaaagaggaaaaagactGGCATAGATGTTAAGAGTAAAGGCTCTGGAGTCCACTGCCTGGTTAAATTATAGCTCTACTGAGTACAAACACTGCGACCTTCTCCAAGTGACAGCACCTAAGtgcctctgttttttcatctCCAAGCTGTGGGCAATGATAATGGGGCTGCGGTGCGGGTTAAACAAGTGAATTTATGTAAAGTTCTCACAACAGAGCCTGACCCTTAGTGAGCACGGGATAAACTCTGACCAGCGTTCTCATGTGAATAGGGTAGACATCCTGAAAGTGGCAGGAGAAATCACTGATGTCAGGGAATTACAGACCAAACCCTGCCCTGAAGACACCAGCCCCTTCCTGTACCGAGGGTGCCCCATCCCCAGGCAGCTCTGCCCCAGGCCTCACCTATGTAGTACTTCATCTCTGTGTCATGCTGGTTCATCAGCTCCAGCAGCCGCAGCTCAATCTGGGCCTGGTTCAGGAAGGCCTTTTTGTTCTTGATGATCTTGATGGCCACCAGCTCCTGGGTCTGATGATCATAGGCTTTCACCACCTGTGACCACAGGCATGTCACAAAGTGAGGGAATGGGGGCGTGGAGGACAGAGCCAGGTACCGCGACTCTTCTCCCTCCAGTAAGGAGACCCACCAATATCACCGTAACACTAATAACTCAATTTGAGTGTTCACCAACAGTCAGACACGAGTGTGAACACTGGACATGAGATAACACAACCTTATGTGGAGAGTCCTGTTATTTGCactattttatagaaaaggaaactgaggcacaggtaaCCAAGTGATTGCACTGGGGTGAGTGGCCCAGCACGGAACTTGAAGCCACTGAACCACTGGCTGTGTGGGTCAATATCAGTGGGTGCCCGTACCTCCTAACCCCTGGATCAGGGTCGGGTGGGGGGCATCCCGCACCTGGCCAAAGGAGCCTTTGCCAATGAGTGAGTCAATCTCATAGCGCTCCAGCCAGCGCTCGCCACTGCGCACGATGTAGTCATGGTTGTCATCGTCATAACCGTGGTTCAGgacctttttctccttcttggtGCTCGAGTCCTGAGGTGGCACCTGCTGGGCCCGCCGCTTCTTCTTCGCATAGTATACCTGCCCGGCCGGCCGGGAGATGAGGACTGGTGAGTGACCGATGCCAGGACCCCTCAGCACCCAGCCggtgtcccccaccccctgcccacctcATTGATGTGCTTGTAGGTCTTGATGAGGTCCACGGAGAGCTTGCGCAGCGGGGCTGAGGTCGCGTCTCGGAAGGCCAGGGGCAGCCTCCGCGGCAGTAGCCGCCCATCAGGCAATACCTGGGGGAGGCGGGGTGACGGGTGAGCACTGAGCACAGGCCTTCACCTCTGACCTCAAGGGGGAGAACTGCATGGGCAGCTGGCTCATCATTTCCACACACATTATTTAGTTGGTCACTGTCTGACGACCCCACTAGAATAGAAACTCCCCAAGGGCAGAAACTTTATCTTGCTCTTGCTTTATCTCCCGTGCCtggagcagggcctggcacatagtgggtgttCGTTAGAAATCTGCTGAGTGAATGAACTATTTACCCCTGATCTTTCATCACATACCTTTACTCTTTTCTAAACACCTCAGTGGGAGAGATCGGATAGAAAACCTGGGCTCTGACCCTCCCAATCCTTCACCTGAGACCATCCATTTTGGGTATCCCATGTTGAGGAGCTCCCTATCTTGCTTTATCCTCATCCCTTGGGGCCTTCCTAACCCTCACCCCCCACTCTGTGCATCTTTGACCAGTTTTCTCATCCTAAGGATCTTGGATCTGGGTCCAGGACCCTGGACCTCCTACTCCATCCTGCTTCAAGCTCTACAGTTTAGAGCCTTAACAGTCTACCCTTGGAGGTCTTTACCCTGTGCCCCCAGGCCTTGCTGGCTCCAAGACCCTGCAGCTCAACCTTCTTCCCTTTCAACCCCTCCAGATCTTTCactctggactttttttttttcccttaatgaacatttattgagtgcttgctatgtgccagacactgttctcagCATTTCCAATTGCATTTCAttaacttgtttaatcctcacaacaaccctgtgaggtaggtgtcaTTATAGGCCGCATTTGACAGACCAGGAAACTGAAACACGGAGAACCTAAGTAATATAACCGTggtgccaggatttgaacccaggctctccAAACCCCGACTCCGCCAGCAACTGCTCTATACCTTCCACTCCCATGGCACCCTTCATGCTCCTGGGAGACTGTCCTGGGCAACCACACCATCTTTTTGGCCCCAAGATCCTTCTATCCCAGCCTCCCCCGACCCCCAGGCAGGTGAGGATCCAGCTGGACGCGTACCTGCGTGTGCTCCTGGGGCCCCGGGAAGCCAGAGAAGGGACCATGGCCCGGTGGGACGGCCATGGTGGGCTCAGAGGGCCGCAGGGGAGTGAGGCCTGGAGCGGGAGCCCGGCCGGGGGGCGCCTTCTCGCATCCTGCACCTCGGCTGCCACCGCCGCTGAGACCTGAGAGCGGGCGGGAGGCGGGGGAACAACATGGAACAAGGGGATGTGTTGGGCAGTACCAAGCGGGAAAGAGGAGGACAACACAGAGAAGGCAGGGCACAGAGTGAGGAAGAAAAGGGTACGACACGGCAGCAGGTGGCAATGAAGAGAGGGGACAGAGAGAAGTGGTGGGGGGGGCACAGCGGAGTCCCCAACAAatgattacaaaataaatgaagtaggcAGCACAAAGAGAGGAACATGGAAAAGGGAATGATTGGGAGCCAGGCAGGGATGTGGGCCATGACAGGAAAGGACAGAAAGACACGAATAATTgcgggagaggaagaggagagaaaccaCAGACAGTACAGGGAGTAGGGTTCACTCTTCTCTCTGCATTTCTACTCACGGCCCTCCCCAGGGCCCCTCACACAAGATCCCACCATCCTGTAGTCTTCCCTGAACGTCACGACCTCTTACCACAGCAAGGTCCCTCCACTTCAAGATCTACCCTTCCCAGTTGGTAGATCCCCCCAAACCACATGAGAGTCTTCTGGGCCCCCTCCAAACCACAGCAGGGTCCTCAGGGACCTCCTGATCACACCAAGGTTATCTGAGGACCCCTTCATAACAGGGTCCTAACCCTATGGCATTCTCACCCACCAGGGTACACCCTTCCCAGGGGACCCTCCCCATATGGTGCTAAGACCTCTTCCCTATCATTTCCTCCCACTGGGGACCACCCCTCCGTAATTTCCCAAACCATACTCCAGTTCCCCCATGCCACATCAGGGCCCTTCCCCACATTACTCcaagcccccgcccacccccaatCAAGGCCCATTCCTTCTGACGGAAGCAAGGGGGAGGCGTTCCTTCCCACGGTTTAGAGTGGATGGTCCTTGTCTCCCCTACCCTGGCTCCTACCCCCACCCTCCCTAATCGTTATTCCTGTCAGGGCCCTTTCTCCAGTCACTCCTCTACACCAGGGTCAATCCACAACTGTGCCCATTCCTAGAAGGCCCCCATAGGTAAATTCCCCAAATATCACAGAGTTCTCCCCTTCCAGAGCATCTATCACACCAAAATCCTCTCCCCACGGGCCTTCTCCCATGTCAATCCTCTTCCCCTATGCCAAGCCTTGCCACTCCACGACCCCTCCTCTCTTGGAACTCCCCCACAAAACAATCTCTTCCTCGGGGCCCTCCCACACCAGGACCctctctcccagcccccaccccctacccGGGTCGGGGCTGGCGCGCCCACGGGGGGCTGGGGCGCGGTGGGGCCCCCAGTGGGGTGGGCGAGCGGCCAGCATGGCGGCGGTGTCTGTGGTGAGAAGACGGCCGCCTGTCCCGGCCCGGCCGGCCCGGCAAGCCCCGCGGCGGGGAGGACAAGCGGGACAGGCGGCTCGGTGGGTGACAACAGCAGCAGCCGCCGCCCCGCCAAGGGCGGGGAGAGGAGGGGACGAGGGTCAGCCCGGGGCACGCGGGGGAAGGGGAAAGCAGGTGGACGGGGGAGGGGCGGGTTAACCCTCGCCCCGCCAGCACCGCCCCGCGCAGCCACCCGCCCCAGGGGACCCCAGCGTCCCGCCCCCCAACACTGGAGGCCCGCCGGGGCTCCGCTGGCCCCGGCGGGCGGGGCCGGACAGAGCTTGGCAGTCCACACCTACGATGGCAACAACCTTGCCATTGGCTGCTACTGCCAAGAGCTCAACCAATTACAGTCCAGGAGAGCTGTTGCTAGGCGACGAGGATGCGGCCGGCGGAGCCGAGCCCAAACAAAGAGCGGGAGTGAGGCCCGGCtaccccctcccagcctccctcccaagACTGCTACCTCGGGGCTCGGCCCCTTCCAGGAATCCGACTAAGAATAGCCAGGCAAGGCCTGCACCTGCCCACCGcccccctcctcttctccctcggCCTCATGCTAAATCTCGCGGCGGCGCGGGCAGGGCGGGTCCCGTACTACCCCCCTCCCGAGAGCGCGTGCTGCCCCGCCCGTAGCCGCGTCGTTACCTGAGGGCGCGGGCAAGGGAACTCAAACTGCTCGGGAAGCCCGAGCTCAGTCCTGCCCACTGGCTGAAGATATCCGGCAGACGCAGCGAGCCAGGGCCCCGATTACCCAGTAATGCAACCAACAAAATGGCGACCACAACAAACCggcaccccccccccctccccgccccggacTCCGCCTCCCGCCCGCCCAATCTGTTTCCCCCTCACGTGACCCAGGGCAACACTCCGCGCCTGCGCTCAGAGGAGCTTACCGGGATCTACACGCAGGGAGCAACCAACCCCGCCCAAGCGCCGAAATCCACGTTACGGCTGCGCAGGAGGCAGCTAAGATAAGAGCATGCGCTGTATGACCGGATGAGAACGCCCGCCCCCACCAACACGCAAGTTGACCGAGGGCGCATGCGCCCTGTTGATAGAGGTCGCCAAGCAATCAGGGGCAAAGGGAGAGACTGATTAGTCTTTTAATAGAAAAACACACGTGTAACAGTAGCAACACAGTCTCTCTCGCGATCCAGATGGCgctgggcttcagtttttcaccttggGGGGTGGCCTGTGAGAGGAAAGAGATGAGGGGACTCAGAGCTCATCACCGCTGTGGGACACTCCTAACAAGTACTGACCGGATCCCCTGCTCACCTGTACACACCCACGACCACAGCGTGGTCTCTTTCGTATGGCTCTAGCGTCAACTGCTCCTGGGGCTTCATGTTCTCCTGCTGCATCTTTTTCACTTCAGAAGCAAACACGGCCTCTGCAGAGGCTGTGGAGTCAATGCAGTTGGCCTGCAGAAGAGAGGATTTGAAGTCTGCAGCAAGGCTTTGGgctgttttcccttttttgtgcTTCTTTAAACAGCAGAATTTGTTTTCATTGGAGACTAGGCTTTGGGAATGTAGGGAAAGACTTCGTTAGATAAGTTTTCAATTTGGTTTGGATTGGAACAGGAAGCCTTCAACAGAGCCCTATTTATCTAAAAGCCAGTGTTTTAAATCTTacactctgggtttttttttttttttttctacttcctctTCTTTAACAATAGCAATAACGCAGCTGAGAATACTAAAACAAATGCAGCAAAGGCTGCAAAAAACAATGGTGAATCTGGCTGAAGACAATGGAGAGGCCTCTGTActtcaaaatgaaacatttttaaaaatgcacctaGCATTTATCTGGTATTTATTTTACACCAGGTTCTGGTCTCAACACTCCATACATATTGAGACATTTAGTCCTTACATCAACACTAAAAGAGGTAGGACTAACATTGctattttacaagtgaagaaacagGCATataggttaggtaacttgctcaaagACACACAGCAAGATGCAATTCAAACTCAAGATACTCAGACTCAGCGATCATGCACTTAATCGCTACAGTCTATGGCCTCTTTAAGCTTTTTACTTTTGTAGACATTTTTCATTATGTGCTACTTGATTGGGTGGCTTATAGGGAGCTGGGAATAGACTGACTGGATTAGGGGGCTGGAGGCCCCCTTGTTTTGACTGGCTGCTTGGCAGTTACAGATAGAGAAGATACTGCCACCCCATCTTAAGACTCCTCTAAGCCCCGCACCTTAATGGAAATCACAAAGTGTCCTCCATTACGCAGGAAGGTATGGGCATTCAGGGCTACAATCCGCGTCTGGTCTGGCTGGGCCACATCAGCAAAGATCACATCCACCATTGCTAGGGAGAAACAAGTACCGGTTAAAAGCTGGATCCACCGGATCTTCCCAGCTCCTCCCATGGGGCCTGcgccccaacaccagcaggttcCTGGCAGAGTCTTCCCTGCCTCCAGTCTCACTTCCCCCCGTTGATGCCCCTCCCTCCACAGTGCCCCCAAGATGGGTCCAAAACCCACAGtcacaccattcattcattcattcctcttgTAAACCGTGTTGCCACCTACTCTGTGGCCAGCCCTGGGCCGGGCGTGGGGGACAGAGAGACGAGTCAGACCCGGACCCTGCCCTCGAGACGCTCCCGGGTCTGGGGGGGGAGACAGACacgtcatcaaaaagacaagtaaaGGTGAGCACTTACAGGCAAGAGCGTCTGCAGGATTGTCAAATGAAAACAAGTTGCAGGACAAAGGGTAAGGTATGAATGCACAGGGGAAAAAACTCACGAAAGAAAAACCAGGGGGAATGCAAAGTAGTATTTTTAAGGCagagtgattaaaaaataaaataaaataaaataaaaagcttaaaaaaatgaaaagatggtgCAATGAAAACTgacttttttaaaatcaggaaaagcaGACATCAAATTGTTCATATTGGTTACCTCTGGGGGTGGTTTACAATGCACTCCATTTTTACACTATGcttctgaatttgtttttaaaacaaagttatttACATTCACAATGGGCCCCTCTGGGCCAGGCCGTACTCCGTTTGTGCTTTCTGGGTTATGATCTCCCCAGACGGTGCTGATGAGGACCTCCAAAGGAGGCTTTTATGCGTAAGTCAGGGGTAGTATAAAAGGTACCACGTTTTGCAGGGAGGCAGGAAGTACTGGGGTGGGGGAGattagggggaggggcaagagatTGGAGGGAAGGAGGTTGGCCCTCCAGACATCCCAGACCCTGAAGCAGGACTGCCACCTCCACAACCTCACCTGGCTCCCCCGACCCTTTTCATTTCTGCAGACTCAAGATGCCTGTTCATACACTCCAATTCCATCCAAATCAGGGCTCTGGAGGCCTCTTCCAGGAAACCTGGAGTGGCCTGTCCTACCCCACCCGAGCCAACCGCAGACCCCTCACCGATGAGCATGCGGTATTTGTGCGGGTGCCGAGCATCTTCAATGACAGGAATAATGTTGGTCCTCTTCTTGGCCAAGTTAATGAGGTCACGGCCAGAACGGTGGGAGAACTCAACTGCATAGACCAGACCGtcctaaaataaatcaaaatcaaacaaaaacaacaatgataCTAGTTCTCATGTATGGAGTGCCTACTTTGGCCCATATACTGCATGCATCTCTTCAAACCTCCAAATCAAAACCCTACCATTTAATGACTTGTTATCGAATAAACTGAGGTCCAAGGGTTATTCAATCCTGCTTTGCCTGATCTGAGAGCCCAGGCCCCCCAATTCAGGCTTAAAATGGGGAAGCTAGGGCACAGAGATGACATCATAACAGCTAAGAATATGTGCAatgggccaggcactgctctTGGCACTTTACAGGATTTAACTCATTTATCTTCACAATGACCCTATTTTCCAGGcgggtaaactgaggctcagagagggacagTAACTTGCTAAAAGCCACTTCACTGTTAAGAGCCCGCACCAGAGCCTGGGGTTTTTAACCACTAAATTACACAGCCTACAGTCTTGTAGCTGAGTGAGGGGTCATGAAGTGAGACGCATGGGTGCCCTCTCAACAGGGAGCCTGTCCAGCCACACAGAAACACAGGCCCAGAAACTGACATCTTCTGTTCTTTCAAGAGAGACCAGATTTGGGGGGTATCAATTTTTAAAGAGGGCAACCAAATCAAACGTACTCTCAGCTCTGGGCCCCTCTATCACTGGTCACCCCGATACCCACGCCCCTTCCCTCCAGGCCGAGAACTCAGGAGTGAGGCTGAATGAGGCTTTGGAGACGATGTGGTTCAAGCCGCTCCTTTCACTCACAGGCATTGTGACCAGGAGGGGCCTGGCTCCAAGCCACACGGTGCAGAGAAGCAGCCAGGGCCTCTGACTTCCAGGATGGCAGAGGAGGtggcctttccctccctcccaccccttcctgCCCCCATCTGTCTACTCACCGGGCCTACGATATCAGAGACGTGGGAGACGGTGGTGCCCGAGGCAGCCCCGAGGTAGAGCACCTTGGCCCCTGGCTTGATGTGGATCTGGTCCACGCCGCCCAGGATTGCTGCCGCCAGCTTGGAACGGAAGGGGTTCCAGGCGCGGTACTCAATTTTGTCATCTCCCTCCTGGGCCGGGACAGATGGGGACAGAAGTCAGTGCCAGGCTCTTCTGCAAGACCCCACTGCTCTTAACTCCTGGGCCCTCAAAAGGGACTGGGCGCCCAATCATCGTACAAgaaacgaacgtgagtgcacatcTGTGGCCACGGCAGAGGCAGGGCCTGCCCTCTCGTGGAGGCTCCTGACTCAGGGGCAGCGACAGGGACCACAAACAAACAAGATCATCCCAGGTAACAGCAAGGCAAGACCTATGCATTCATTCTATAAACACTGACCGAGCCGGCACACACTGTGTGCCAGCCCCTATGCTTAGGAACTGGGGAAACACAGTGAAGGGGACAAAGGCCTCGCCCTCAAGGAGTGAGGGTACGCTGAGCTGACTAACACACATGGCATAATAGCTAGTAACGGGGCTAAGGAGAAAAGAGCAAGCCAGGAAGGAAGATCTGAAGTATGGGGAGCAGGGCGAGGGCAGGTGACAATGAGGAAGGGTGGCCAGGGAAGAGGCAAGGAGGAGACATCTGAAGCAGACCTGAAGCTGAGGGGCCACTCAAGTTATCTGGGGAAGTGCgttccaggcagcaggaaagCCAGCAGAAAGGCGGTGAGGGCAGCTTTTGATAGGGTGGTGCAAGGGGGCCTTGTGAGAGAGACAAGGCGACACCTGACCAGAGATGCTGGTGATGAAAAGGAACCAGCCACCCACAGGGCTGGGAGgaaagtgttccaggcagagggaacagcaaggttGTCGGTGTGGCTGGAAGACACTAGGTTAGGGGGACAGTGGGGGCagacagtggggagggggagctaGAATGTGCAGGGCCTTCCAGGCCACACTGAGGACTCGGGACTTTAACCTGAAGCCAGCGGGACGTCACGGAAGGTATCTGAGGAGGGGGGTGCATGATCTGACTTATGGATTAAGATGATCCCCTGGCTGTCACGTGGAGGACGGACGGTGGGAACAGGGAGACCAGGCAGCTGGTTACACCGTCAGCTTGGGGCTCTGGTGGCTTAGCCAGGCGCCCAGGTCTCACCGAAATCGAGACTCTCTTCTCTCCGTAAACCGATTCTCCAGGGACCAGATTCTTGGTGACCAGTGCATCCTCCTTTCCTCGACAAATGAAGACACCTGGGTGAGGGGATCAGAGCAGGGGTGAACACCCCAGCGGGCCACACCCCACCCCTAACCCCAGGGGGTTCCCTGCCTTCCTCACTCACCCTCATGCCGATGAGGCTCTACCATCACATTCTTCCCCGactggtttccttttcttcctccccgaCCACGACCCCGGCTGCCACCAGACTGGAACCCGCCACCTACAAGGCAGAGATGCAATGAGAGGGAGACCCCACGATGCTTCCCTCCCCGCTCCCCAAGCCCAGGGAAAGCCCCCTCCatcacctcttcctcctcctcctcctcctcctccgcctcgtCCACGGCCCCTAAAGCCTCCGCCTCGACCTCGGCCCCCGCCAAAGCCTCCACGGCCTCCGCCAAAGCCTCCACGGCCTCCGCCGCGACCGCCACGGTCACCAAAGCCACCTCGGCCACTGAAGCCGCCCCCACGGGGGCTGAAACCTGTGGTGGAAATAGAAACAGGAACCATCAACGGGGCCATGGAGCTTGAGAAGTTACTCCTACGCCGAGGAACTCCACTCGGGAAAGTGGAGAAACGTGCGCATGTGGGCGCCAGGAGAGGTGCCCACGCGTGTCCACAGCAGCAGAACAACGGActaacctgagtgtccatcagcagaatgGACAAATGGAAGAGGGACTTGTCACAACCAACAGCGAAAAGGATCAACAGCTCCACACAACAGAGACATAAATCTCAGAATCATGGTAAGAGAAAAAGCAAGCCCTAGAAAAACCACATCTAACACAATATCCTTTTTATAAAGTCCAGCAACAACTGAGAGGTGCTATGCTGCGTGGATATATGTGGTAATCCACGCCCCACCGGCCCCcaaaaagaggcaagagaatgaTAAATGCGAAACTTACGATATTAGGCTTTGGGAGGGAGAAGTTATGGGGTTAGGATAGGGGAGGAAAACACAGATAGAGGTAGATTTACTGTCAATATTCTGCTTTGCTCGGTTGGATAGTAAATGTGTGCACTGTGTGTGTACACGCACTGTGGCAGTAGGGTCCCCCAGGCCCTGG
Proteins encoded in this region:
- the DYRK1B gene encoding dual specificity tyrosine-phosphorylation-regulated kinase 1B isoform X3; translation: MLAARPPHWGPHRAPAPRGRASPDPGLSGGGSRGAGCEKAPPGRAPAPGLTPLRPSEPTMAVPPGHGPFSGFPGPQEHTQVLPDGRLLPRRLPLAFRDATSAPLRKLSVDLIKTYKHINEVYYAKKKRRAQQVPPQDSSTKKEKKVLNHGYDDDNHDYIVRSGERWLERYEIDSLIGKGSFGQVVKAYDHQTQELVAIKIIKNKKAFLNQAQIELRLLELMNQHDTEMKYYIVHLKRHFMFRNHLCLVFELLSYNLYDLLRNTHFRGVSLNLTRKLAQQLCTALLFLATPELSIIHCDLKPENILLCNPKRSAIKIVDFGSSCQLGQRIYQYIQSRFYRSPEVLLGTPYDLAIDMWSLGCILVEMHTGEPLFSGSNEVDQMNRIVEVLGIPPAPMLDQAPKARKYFERLPGGGWTLRRTKELRKDLVLRMLEYEPAARISPLGALQHGFFRRTADEATNTGPAGSSASTSPAPLDTCPSSSTASSISSSGGSSGSSSDNRTYRYSNRYCGGPGPPITDCEMNSPQVPPSQPLRPWAGGDVPHKTHQAPASASSLPGAGAQLPPQPRCLGRPPSPTSPPPPELMDVSLVGGPPDCSQPHPAPAPQHPAASALRTRMTGGRPPLPPPDDPATLGPHLGLCGIPQSTAASS
- the FBL gene encoding rRNA 2'-O-methyltransferase fibrillarin, coding for MKPGFSPRGGGFSGRGGFGDRGGRGGGRGGFGGGRGGFGGGRGRGGGFRGRGRGGGGGGGGGRGGGFQSGGSRGRGRGGRKGNQSGKNVMVEPHRHEGVFICRGKEDALVTKNLVPGESVYGEKRVSISEGDDKIEYRAWNPFRSKLAAAILGGVDQIHIKPGAKVLYLGAASGTTVSHVSDIVGPDGLVYAVEFSHRSGRDLINLAKKRTNIIPVIEDARHPHKYRMLIAMVDVIFADVAQPDQTRIVALNAHTFLRNGGHFVISIKANCIDSTASAEAVFASEVKKMQQENMKPQEQLTLEPYERDHAVVVGVYRPPPKVKN